Genomic window (Vigna unguiculata cultivar IT97K-499-35 chromosome 10, ASM411807v1, whole genome shotgun sequence):
ATCGAAGCTCAATATTTTCTGTGTTTCATCAAATTTCTCACCATTGTTGCTGCAGTCAGTGAAACAGAAGCTAGGGTGTTGTTGGAGTCCTCACAGCCTCAAAGAGATCAAAGAATAAAGGTTAATTATGATCAAACTGAATAAGAAAGGTTTCTTTTTGATTATTTCCTTGGATTGAACATGTGGAATGATATATATAGGGTGGCAATGAGGCATGGAGAATGATGAAATCATGGAGACCCATGATTGGATCAACAGCACCAACTTGCACTTACAATGAATGTAAAGGATGCAAGTACAAGTGCAGAGCTGAGCAAGTTCCTGTGGAGGGGAATGATCCAATCAATAGCCCCTATCACTATAGATGTGTTTGTCATAGATGATCAAAACCTTGCTTCATTGCTCATTAATGTAATCTTCAGTTCAAGTATATTAAGCACATTTTGGTTTACCTTCATCACTCATCAGCAATTAATACaatcttcatttcttttctAAGTTTCCATTATCATCTTCTTCCCAATTATCAGCTCAAAAAGCTCACAACTATACCAGTTAATCACGGATGTGATTATAATTAGTGATATATGATTAATAGTATAATGCATTgctattacaatattttttttaacctttttatcctattatttatttatttatttattatattgaatttggtattttttttaatcaaaatatcttAACTTATAAAACCTAATAAGATAGCTTATTCCTATCAATTGACCATAGCCGTAAAATgggaatattttttaaactggaccactttttgaatttattaagttaaatagaCCTCTTGAAACATGGGAGTTTTTTTTAAACTGGaccactttttaaattttttaagttcaATATACATcttgaaatattatttagtcAAATAAACCATTTTATTGTACACAGTACAAATTCGTTTCAAAATGAAAcgtaatcttttattattttttcgtattttattattttttcgtATCTCTTGTCAGAATTCGGCTCTCTGGGAGACGAATTCTAGGCAGAGTTTTTTTCCCCCTaattttgaaaagttaaaaaaaaattaaaaatcattttgcttatcaaaattttaaaaccaaaaGTAGTAAGtagtttattataaatttaaaattttgttatttgtgaggtgaatttgaaactaaaaagatatattcgatttactttttataaataagttagGAGTAAACAATTTGAAGagtaaaagtattaaataagataatttaaatatatgtggtaattatgataataatatattacatgtgttttatgtaaaattaaatttgagagatgtaatatttatttgattaaaaaaatgtatgtaataaaatttcatgtgtaattagttagaaaaatgaaattaaatatttaaaaataaaattattgtaaagTTAAAAATGAGGTAATATGAATATGTAAAAAGtttagatttatttataaaaaaatatttataggaagtacaaaaaaaaatttaagttatatagtacaaaaattaatttttatagagattttaaatatagaaaaatatagaTGTCTATTGTAATTACATTGAAGTGCTTATGAATCCAAACAAATGAATTGCCTTGCCTTTTGTCCCAAAATAATGGTACAACACCTGTTACACATATGTGGTAAGTCTTGTGCAAATAAGTGGTGAGCTGAAAAGGACTTTTTGTTCAGGTTTTCGAAAACTTGGAAAACAAAACATACCATGCTTGATGTATTTGGTATGAACTATAGTAATTACATTCAATTAGTTGTGAACCCAAACTATTGAATTGTCTTGCCTACCGATCCAAATAAATGACATACAACCCTCCACCCATATATGGTAAGCCCTacgcaaataagtggggagctaAGAAGAActttttgtatatgtttttgAAAACTCGAAAACTTACAGGCATCATGTTTGATGTACTTAGTATGGACCatagtaattaatttaagtGCTTATGAACCCAAACTATTGAATTGCCTCGCCTACTGTCCCAAATAAATCCCATAGCACCTGTCACACATAAGTGGTAAATCCtgtgcaaataagtggggagcgGAGAATAGTTTTTTGTACAGGtaatcaaaaatttcaaaaattacgCACACCGTGTTTGATGTACTTGATTTCGACCATATAAacatttatagatattttaaatatagaaaaatagtgaaatttttaatagaattaaaaaaaaatagagaaagtataaaatattgttaaaaaataagttgAAGATGAATACAAAGAAATGAACATGCATGCATTAAATACATTAAGTAATGGTACATGGAACACACTTTgttaaatgaaacataattaaCAGTGAGAAGTGGATGCCCCAACATTGTTCGAACATGCTCTTTTGGTGTGTCCTAGTGTTTAGTAGTATGAACAATTTTTGGATCGATCATGTTGCTCCCTTAAGTCTATCTCTGTTCTTATCCTACTTGACTTAGGTCTACCCTTTGATGTTCTTTTCAGTTGTGGATTTGGACGTAGTTTTTGGACAGTGTAAGGAGGCCAATAATCTTCATTTCTTAGTTCACCAAACAAGCCTTTGTATACTTGAGCCACTTGGTCCAATCAATACACAGGTGCAATGTACTTTTAAAAATCGTGGTGTGCATATTTGCATGCAACAAGCACATGTGAGCATGGTAAGTGTAGTTTTTGGAATTTACCACAGTACACCATAATTAATCTAAGCGGATTGTAAATCTTCCTTGGATGTTTCTACTATAAAAAATATGGTGCTCCTTCTGTCAAAAGAAAGCATTGTATGAGTGTTTGCCTTAGATTGTGCATCATCCAATGTCTATGCTACAACTATCATGGTTGTGACTTGTCTACCTCTATTGGTGAAGATTTTGTTGCAACGGGTGTATGTTGTGATCATAACCAACATTCCCAGATGTAGCTAATTATTATCATCCAGAACAACAACcacaaagaacaaaaaaacCATCACCACAAACCACATTCACAGATGGAAGTAGTCATTATAATCCACACCATGAACAATACATGACACTTTAACACAACCTACGATGGCCAACCCAAGACAATTATTTACATCGAGTTCAATTGATTTCGTACGTAACTTGTTTGTTGTTGATCTTAACACCCCACCTTCTACCAACACTTACATGCAATATATGCATCCAACAAACTTTGATAATGGGGTTGGGAGTACGTATGTTCCATTTCAAACCACTTCACAaccattgtatttttataatgatgCAGGTTCATTATTTTATGCATATTAGGGTGAATAAGGTGAACAACAACAGGAACCACCTTCAGAGGAAGAAGCACAAACACACCTCAAACAAGGGAGGAACCCCACTCGAAACAGGCAGTGACCCCGATGTGGAACTGGACACCATTATTGGATTGAATtacaaacattaaattttagtGTTTAATGTTGTTATCTAGCCAATGATAGATGACTATCCctagattccatacaagaagaacttgaagatgaacctttacaattcAAAGGACCCATGACACGGACAAGGAGCAAGAGATTGGAAAATCACATCTATTCAAGACTCTTGATACTACAAGCAACTGCAAGtggaaattcaaaggatatgaagatcatggcttggagCACTCTTGAAGGATAGttattaggaaattaatttatatttttaaactttgggttttcttttagaaaataagttatgtttttaggctttgggctttcttttataaattagtttatgttttggtttgggccttcttatagggttcttaggttttcttaaactcatgtgcctatatatagaggtaccaaaacCTATTGgagacacttttagtcatatattgaatttgatttcattaaagagaggttTCTCTTTGTTCTCGACTTAGGCCTtcggttcttatcaaagattaacatctttgtggcgaatcttcacttgacttatcaatctccTAGATTGTGGCATCCTCCTTCTTTGTCTTATTCCAcattcttctctgatttattcgtgtcgtgGCTCTtaaggattcaaattcagaaacgatcatactctttcctggataggatcgtatcatctggtatctagagcaaggttctggtttgaatttcctcttctatgttatttttctgtcatataaaaaaaattaaattacaatttttctttgtttgcttgttctatgttttgttttaaattttgttggtTTCATTTGTAAGGAGTAAAACCCTAAGATTGTTTCcattttggttgaattttgtttttctttggcgtattttttttcttcttttctgctctttgtttaaattgtgtatttctacatttgattcgtggaaattatttgttattgtgtTTGGGATTTGCAAGTGCACTTAGTTTGATTTACATGAGTATGAGGGTTTGAATGATCAATTGTtaagtttgtttttgtgttgaactgcaaaaaaaaaaaaaacaaaaaacatattgtGGATCAAGtacaaaggaaacaaatatatattaaaaaaagtaataaaaaaagaaggatCCAAAAAAAATGGAGGAGGAGTTCAACACAATTTTTATTGCAATTTAATTGTGGTTTATTGATATCTACTTGCAATCACTCTTTCTCTTAAAGTCTTCGTGTTGTCTCATTTAAATCTCTTTGgtagtcctattattttctaattttaattttcatattttgtgtttttaaaattccttgaagttttgtctagagttttatattttatttcacctTTTGAGTCAAGACTTAGATCTCGCAATGCTTTTCACGTTTTTTGTTCACTCTCTGCTTAAGTTACTGGAGTTATTTGCCAAGGCCTAAAGGGAATTTAAGTGGTAAAAGACAAAAGAGTACGTTAAAGAAAAAGCATATATGTGTGATACACGAGTGGaaaattgagtgaaacacttatTAGAGTGGTGAGgtccaaaaaaaatattattgctaACATTTGCTTGCAGGACATGACTTCTTCCCAGAATAGTGATCTTGTATCACCTAAGACTGCGACACTCATGGTTGCACTTGATAAGCTCACATTACAAATGAATGAAATGCAACAACACAATCAACAACAGTTCGAAAGGCTCCAAAAGTCTAATGAAGATGTGAGCGTGAGATTAGAGGGGgtggagagaagaagaagaaggagacatGATGATTCAGACCATTCTTCTCATAATGATGAAGCGAAACATATTGTTAGGCCACAGAGAGGCTAAAGACGAGAGGTATTTGGGAACCACATGCTTAGGAGGGATAATGATGAGGAGGAGCATGGTTTTAAGCCAAGGAAAGGCCAAAGACGAGAGGAGTTCGGGAACCACACACCTCGAAGAGATAAGCTGTGGAGGAAGATTATAATTCCTAAATTTAATGAAGCTAATGACCCGGAAGCCTACCTGGCATGGGAAATGAAGCTTCACCAAATCTTTAACTCTTACGattatgaagatgatgataagGTGCTTATGGCTTCCTTGGAGTTTGAAGGCTATGCTATGAATTGGTGGAATCAAATCACCATGGACATAACTAGAAGAAGGCGGTTGCCAATTTCTACATGGGAACAATTAAAGGTAGCTATGAAGGAAAGATTTGTGCCTCCTTATTATAAAGAAGTCATCTTCAACAAATTACAAAGACTTACACAGGGAAATAAGAGTGTTGAAGAGTATGTTCAAGAGATGGAGGTCACCTTGATGAAAACTGAAGTGGAAGAAACATATATGGCTACAATGGCTAGATTCTTGAATGGATTAAATAGGGAGATTCAAGATGTGGTGGAAATGCACCATTATGAGACCTTGAAGGATCTTATTCACCAAGCCACCAGAGTGGAACAacaactcaagagaagaagtgCCTATAGGAAGTCATCCACCTCATGGAGAGATAAGGAGAAATATAAGAAGGAGGGAGTTACTTCTACCATTCCTAAATCTAAGGAGAAGGAGTCCCCAAATggtaaagtaacttctcaagCTAGTAATGATGATTCTTGACGTTCTAGtgcaataaaatgttttaaatgtttgggtagAAGACATATCGTAGTTGAATGTCCCAACAGAAGAATTATGATGTTGTTGGCAAATGGTGAGTACATTAGTAAGCATTCCGCGGGTGAATCATCTAGTAGTGGTGAGGAGCAAAAGGAGTGTGAAGTCCCCACTTTGGAGGGAGATCTCTTGATGGTTAGGCGATTGTTGGGTAGTATGAATAAGGAGGAAGATGAAACTCAGagaagaaatatttttcattcttgaTGTATGGTTATGGGAAAGATGTGTTCCCTCATCATTGATGAAGGTAGTTGTACAAATATAGCAAGTAAACGGCTCGTGGAGAAGCTCAATTTGATGACATTTATACACCTTAGTCCTTATGCTTTGTAATGGTTGAGTGAGGATGGAGAATTGGTGGTAGATAAGCAGGTGAGCATTGCTTTTTCTATCGGTAAATATGTTGATGAGGTAGTATGTGATGTGGTACCTATGGAGGCGAGTCACTTACTGttggggaggccttggcaatATGATAGAAAGGTAACCCATGATGGTCTAGCCAATAAGTATTCTTTCCTGTTTAAGGGGCAAAAGGTGTCCCTAACACCTTTATCTCCTAGAGAGGTTTGTGAGGATCAACTTAAGATGCGAGTGAAAAGATAGCAAGAGcgaaaagaaggaagagagaaaattccagaaaaagacaaaaaaaaggaaagtaaaaaagtaaagagTGATAAAAGTCTTTTATTGAGAGAAAAAGAGCTCAACAGAGCATTGCTTTCAAAATAACCCTTATATTTGCTTATGCCTAACAATATTTGTTTGTCTTCTGTACAAGCTTCTTTGTCTTTAGGTATGGAACAACTTCTCAAAGAATATGATGATGTCTTTCCTCAAGACATCCCTCATGGTTTACCTCCTCATAGGGGTATTGAGCATAATATAGATCTCATTCCAGGTGCACCCCTTCTTAATAGGCCAACCTATAGGAGTAATCTAGAAGAAACCAAAGAGATACAAAAACAAGTGGAGAAACTTTTGGAAAAAGGATGGATTCAGGAAAGTTTGAGTCCCTATGCTATGCCAATAATTCTGGTACCTAAGAAAGATGGATCGTGGAGGATGTGTAGTGACTGTAGAGCCATCAACAATATCACTATAAGGTACCACCATCCTATCCCTAGACTTAATGACTTGCTTGATGAAATGCATGGTGCTtgttatttttccaaaatagatttaaaaagcGGTTATCATCAAATAAAGATGAGAGCTGGAGATGAATGGGAAACtacttttaaaactaaatttggcTTGTATGAATggatggttatgccttttgggtTAACCAATGCACCTAGCACCTTTATGCGATTAATGAACCATGTGTTGAGGAATTTCATTGGTAAATTTGTGGTTgtatattttgatgatattttaatatatagcAAAACACTTGATTCGCACATGGGCCACGTAAAGGAAGTTCTAGAAGTACTGAGGCGGGAGAAACTATATGCCAATAAGGataaatgcatttttttgtaCACATGAATTGTTTTCCTGGGGTTTGTAGTTAGCTCAAAAGGGGTACAAGTTGATGAGGAAAAAGTCAAATCCATTAGGGACTGGCTCATTCCTAAGAATGCAAGTGAGGTACGAAGTTTTTATGGCTTGGCTAatttctataggaggtttgtcAAGGATTTTAGCACCATAGCATCTCCACTaaatgaacttgttaagaaagatGTGGGGTTTAAGTGGGGAAAGGAACAACAAGATGATTTTGATAGTCTCAAATACAAACTCACACATGTACCTATCTTAGCTTTACCAAATTTTGACAAATCCTTTGAGATAGAGTGTGATGCTTCAAACATGGGCATAGGCGATGTTCTCTAGTAGGAAGGGCATCCTATAGCCTATTTCAGTGAACGATTGAAAGGGGCGGTTGGAAACTATTCCACTTATGACAAAGAGTTATATGCCCTTGTTAGAGCTTTGCATACTTGGCTACATTATTTGCTTCCTAAGAAATTTGTAATTCATAGTGATCATGAATCCCTTAAATATCTTAAGAGCCAAGGTAAACTtaataaaagacatgctaaaTGGGTAGAATTTattgaacaatttccttatgttgTTAAGCATAAATTAGGTAAGGCAAATGTTGTGGCTGATGCATTATCTAGGATGCATGCATTATTATCTATGCTTGAAACTAAAATCCTTGGTTTTGAACTATTTAAGGAATTGTATGTGGATGACCATGATTTTGGTGAGATCTATACAAGTTGTGAAAAAGGagcttttaaatattttttcaagcATGATGCATTTCTTTTCAAAGGAACAAAGTTGTGTGTGCTTAAAGGGTCAATGAGGGAATTATTTGTAAAAGGAGCTCATGAAGGGGGCTTAATGCGACATTTTGGGGTACAAAAGACCTTAGACATGTTGCATGATCATTTCTTTTGGCCTCACATGAAACATGATGTGCactctttttataataaatatatcactTGTAAGCGTGCTAAATCTAAGTCTATGCATCATGGGATGTTTATGCCCTTACCTGTTCCTAACTCTCCTTGGACCGatatttctatggattttgttttGGGTCTCCCAAGGTCCAAAGGGGGAAAAGATTCTGTTTTTGTTGTGGTTGATAGGTTCTCAAAGATGGCCCACTTCATTCCTTGCCACAAGAGCGATGATGCCAATCATGTggccaatttatttttcaaagaagTGGTAAGATTACATGGCCTTCCACGAAGCATTGTCTCAGATAGGGATGTCAAATTTGTTAGCTATTTTTGGAAGGTCTTGTGGGGTAAGTTAGGTACAAAGCTTCTATTTTGTACAACTTGTCATCCTCAAACAAATGGCTGGACAGAAGTGGTAAATAGAACTCTTTCGCAACTCCTTAGatgttttgtaaacaaaaatttgaaaacttggGAGGAGTGGTTACCTCATGTGAAGTTTGCTTATAATAGGGTAGTTCATTCTACTACTCAGATGTCTCCTTTTGAGGTAGTATATGGTTTTAATCCTTTAA
Coding sequences:
- the LOC114167560 gene encoding EPIDERMAL PATTERNING FACTOR-like protein 9, encoding MEEITKLAKLFFILLAFTFAAQQIQVSETEARVLLESSQPQRDQRIKGGNEAWRMMKSWRPMIGSTAPTCTYNECKGCKYKCRAEQVPVEGNDPINSPYHYRCVCHR